A genomic region of Pyrus communis chromosome 14, drPyrComm1.1, whole genome shotgun sequence contains the following coding sequences:
- the LOC137715629 gene encoding mitochondrial fission protein ELM1, with product MRPIQLPEPPSPKLGTPEIFEGGVYGVVRRAVVIGNGYPGSENQSIGLVRALGLADKHVLYRVTRPKGGLNEWLHWLPVSLHKNLDYIIRQICIILKYRGQRRLPLPAENGGCVGLKGVLEADVHQIVTMARQTFEKDGPILVVASGRDTISVSSSIKRLASDNAFVVQILHPRLHLNRFDLVITPKHDYYPLTREAQQQVPQFICKWITPREPPDSHVVLTVGALHQVDAGSLRNAASAWRDEFAPLPKPLLVVNIGGPTGNCRYGADLARQLTTNLLSVLDSCGSIRICFSNRTPEKVSNVISKELGGNPKVYIWDGQEPNPHLGHLAWADAFVVTADSVSMISEVCSTGKPVYIIGAERCRWKFSEFHKSLKDRGVVRPFTGSENISESWSYPPLNETAEAASRVHKALAERGWRLRP from the exons ATGAGACCCATACAGCTTCCGGAGCCGCCCAGTCCCAAACTGGGCACACCGGAAATCTTCGAAGGTGGGGTTTACGGCGTCGTTAGGCGCGCCGTCGTGATTGGCAACGGCTACCCTGGTTCGGAGAATCAGAGCATCGGCTTAGTTCGTGCTCTCGGCCTCGCTGATAAGCATGTCTTATAT CGTGTTACAAGGCCGAAAGGAGGACTGAATGAGTGGCTTCACTGGCTCCCAGTTTCTCTTCACAAAAACTTAGATTACATCATAAGACAGATCTGTATTATATTAAAGTATCGGGGGCAGAGACGTTTGCCTCTACCTGCAGAAAATGGTGGATGTGTGGGGTTGAAAGGCGTTTTAGAAGCTGATGTCCATCAGATTGTGACAATGGCTCGTCAGACTTTTGAAAA gGATGGACCTATATTGGTGGTAGCTTCTGGAAGGGATACCATTTCTGTTTCAAGTTCTATTAAACGACTTGCATCTGATAATGCATTTGTTGTTCAG ATACTACATCCCAGGTTGCATCTAAATAGATTTGACTTGGTGATTACCCCTAAGCACGATTACTATCCTTTGACTCGTGAAGCACAACAGCAGGTTCCTCAATTTATTTGTAAGTGGATAACTCCACGTGAACCTCCTGACAGTCATGTG GTCCTCACTGTTGGAGCTTTACATCAAGTTGATGCTGGTTCACTTCGTAATGCAGCTAGTGCATGGCGTGATGAGTTTGCACCTTTGCCAAAACCTTTACTTGTGGTGAACATTGGTGGCCCTACAG GCAATTGTCGTTATGGTGCGGACCTTGCAAGGCAATTGACAACCAATCTGCTTAGTGTTCTTGATAGCTGTGGGAGTATCAGAATATGTTTCTCTAATAGGACTCCTGAAAAG GTATCTAATGTTATATCGAAAGAGCTTGGTGGTAATCCAAAAGTTTACATCTGGGATGGTCAAG AGCCAAACCCACACCTGGGCCATTTAGCCTGGGCCGATGCATTTGTTGTCACTGCAGATTCTGTCAGTATGATAAGTGAGGTTTGCAGCACTGG GAAGCCTGTCTATATTATCGGAGCTGAGAGATGTAGATGGAAGTTCTCAGAGTTCCATAAATCACTTAAGGATCGAGGAGTAGTTCGGCCGTTTACAGGTTCTGAGAAT ATTTCAGAGAGCTGGAGTTACCCTCCGCTCAATGAAACCGCAGAAGCAGCCAGTCGAGTGCACAAAGCACTTGCGGAGCGTGGATGGAGATTGCGACCATAG
- the LOC137714826 gene encoding casparian strip membrane protein 2-like, with protein MESKKSGEVVAISTGEKANSSAKGKAADQGAPPAAAAAAVTAKATKIRTMGGGWKKGLAIIDIVLRLGAGSAAVAAAYIAGNTEQILPFFTQFFQFHAEYNDLPTFAFFVVANAVAVAYIGFSLPFSIICIIRPHAIGPRLLLVILDTVMVALIIAADGASSAIVYLAHNGNMNANWLAICRQYNDFCQALSGALVSSFVAAVFFMFLVVNSTFALKRK; from the exons ATGGAATCGAAAAAGAGTGGAGAAGTAGTAGCCATTAGTACCGGCGAAAAGGCGAATTCCAGTGCCAAAGGAAAGGCTGCTGATCAAGGTGCTcctcctgctgctgctgctgctgcagtcACCGCAAAAGCTACCAAAATCAGGACTATGGGAGGAGGATGGAAAAAGGGTCTGGCGATCATAGACATTGTGCTGCGGCTTGGTGCCGGTTCAGCTGCTGTTGCTGCGGCTTACATTGCAGGGAATACTGAACAGATTCTTCCTTTCTTCACACAGTTCTTCCAGTTCCATGCTGAGTATAATGATCTTCCAACTTTCGC GTTTTTTGTTGTTGCAAATGCAGTAGCTGTGGCATACATAGGGTTCTCCTTGCCCTTCTCTATAATCTGCATTATTCGACCTCATGCAATAGGCCCAAGGCTACTACTCGTTATCCTTGACACG GTGATGGTTGCTCTAATCATAGCTGCCGATGGCGCTTCATCTGCAATTGTGTACTTGGCGCATAACGGGAACATGAACGCAAACTGGCTTGCTATTTGCAGGCAATACAACGACTTCTGCCAGGCACTCAGTGGAGCTCTTGTGTCTTCATTTGTCGCAGCAGTCTTTTTTATGTTTCTGGTTGTGAATTCTACTTTCGCTcttaaaagaaaatga